In Chitinophagaceae bacterium, the DNA window TTTGTGCACGTGGTGAAACTCAACGATCTTGCCACCCAGTCTTGTGATTTTTATTTCTGCTTTTAATTCCTTTTCACGCAAATCCCTTGAGGCTTCCTCTTTTATCTCATAGAAAGAATCAATCCTGGATTTGGCTTTTACAGTACGAGCCTTAGGTTGACGGCGCATCCATTCGAGCTCTTTCCGCAAAAGGTTTCTGGCTTTGTCAACAACAATGGCATCGTTCTCTTTCCGTTCGGCTTTGCGTTCAACATAATATTCATAGTTACCTGTATAGAAATAGAGTTTGCTGTCATCCAATTCTATTACTTCATTGCATACATTATCGAGAAAATCGCGATCATGTGTAACGATAAGCAGCGTATCGTAATTTTTCTTGAGGAATTCTTCCAACCACTCAATCATGTCAAGATCCAGATGATTGGTTGGTTCATCCAGAATCAGGAATTCTGGTTCATGTAACAAAACGCTGGCTAGTCCAACACGTTTTTTCTGTCCACCGCTTAAAGTACCGATCTTTCGGTTTACTTCACCAACACTGAGCTTCGTTAAAATTTGCTGTGCTTTTGATTCAAAATCCCAGGCCTGAAGCAGATCCATCTGTTCCATGGCATCCTGCATTTTTTTGGAATCTGCATTTTCCAGAAGGCACTGTTCATAAATTTTCACCGCAGTAACTACCGGATTGTCTGAATCAAAAATAGTTTCGATAATGGTTTTATTATCATCCAGGAGTGCTTCCTGTTCGAGGAAACCAACAGTCAGATCCTTGCGCAGCAATACAGAACCCGAATCGGGCGGTTCGATGCCGGCAATAATGTGAAGCAAAGAAGTTTTTCCAAAACCATTTTTAGCAACCAGCGCTATGCGTTGCCCTTTATTGATACTGATTGTTATATCACGAAATAATTCCTTGTCACCGAAGGACTTTGCAATGTTTTCTGCGAAGAGATAGTTCATAAGAAGGAACAAAGATAACCCGTAAGTTGAGACCAACGGATTGCTTGCATATTCGGGTTACCCTTGTAATTTATGCATGGGACTACTTTGAAGATAAGAGTCAGGGATTAATGAACATATCCCTGATTGCTTTTCAGAACGTGCAATGATATCCTTGCCTTTAATAATTTAATTATTTAACCACTTAAGCACTAACCATTCAGCCATATAACCGCATAGCTATTCTGCTCAGTACGGTTTATTTTTATACACCTCCGTTTGTTTAAAATCTGAAGTTGTAATATCTGCCTTTTTACCCAGGTAGGTCCAGATAATAGCATTGGTATTTTGATCCATCACCCTGTTCAGATCCTTGAGCGTGGTGCTGTTCACACGTTGAACAAACTCGTCGTACATTTTCCAGTTACCACGAATGGTCCAGACTCCAAGTGCCTGCGCCTGTGCATCTGATGTCTCAAGTCCCATGAGGTAACGGGTAAGAAATCCTTCTTTCTTGTTGACCAGTTCTTCCGGTTTAAATCCATCCCGCTTAATTTCATTCAATAAATCAACCATCACCTGAATAGATTTTTTAGGTGAATCCGTTGAAATATAAACCTGACTGTAAGGGCTTGTGATTGCGCTGGTATTGATGTAGGCGGCGGGTGCATAAGAGAGACTGCGTTTGGTTCTCAACTCTACAAAAAAACGGTCGTACATGATTGCCATTGCCATCATCATCGGAATTCCATCCGGGCTTGCTAAAGTTGCCGAAGACATAATACCGCAGAGATAATTGGTTGCAATATCACGGTCAACAATATTCTCTGCACCTTTGGTAATTACAAACCGTGATTCCGGTTTTGCTCCTGATCCGCCAGGGAGTTTTGCGAGTGTTGCTTTCACTTTCGCAATAATATCTGCTTCAGGAAGATTTCCAACCACTACTAAAAAGCAGCGGGCTTTACCGATCGTACTATTGTAATAGGTTTTTGTATTAGCTGAAGTAAGTTTACTCAGGGATTCAGAAGTACCATTAGGATCTTTTTCGTAGCTCCTGCCCTTGAAAGCAAATCCGTTTGCAAGACGCTCCAACGCTGCATCAGGATCTTCCTCCTGTTGTTTAGCATTACTTACCATCTGTTCTTTAATCAGATCAAATTCATTCTGATCAAAAGATGGGTTCATTATCGCATCTGCAAAAAGTGCCCATGATTTGTCCCAGAAAGGTTTAATACAGGTCATGCTCATCTGGCTGTAGTCGAGTGATGAAGAGTAATCGAAACTGGTTCCTATTTTTTCTGCTTCTGTTTTGAATTCATTCTTGCTCTTAGATGTAGTACCCCCATTCAAAGCGGTGTTTAATGCTGCCGATTCGATGCCTTGTTTATCCAGAGGATAATTTGCAGTTCCGCCAATAACAAATAACCTTGCACTGATTACATCTTTCGGTGTTGACTTAATGATCACACGTAATCCGTCCACATTAATTTCCTTGATTCCTGAATCTGCATACACTGCGAGGGAAACTGTAAACAGGAATAGTGTAAAGGTCGCAGTAGTGAAAATTGAAAATTTCTTATTCATAAATGGAAGTTTTTTTTACCTGAATCAAATTATTGAAACAATTGATCATAACTCGTAATCCCAAGCATTTTTTGCATTTGGCTCGACATAAGAATGCCTGAAACTTTTGGTTGGTCTTTAATATATTTTCTGACATAATCTTGTATGTCCTGCCTGGTTACCTTTTTCAGGTTGTCAATATATGTGGTGTAATAATCAATATTTGCAGATCCCCACCAAAAAGTTACCGTATGAACATAAGAAGATGTTTTTTCCTGGCTGTAAACCTCACTGATCGCTAATTGATTAATGGCAGTCTCAAGTTGTTCATCAGTAAAGTAGTTATCACTGTCCCAGCGTTTTATTTGATCTTCTACCTTTTTCATGCAGGCTTTCAACCGTTGCGGATTAGGAACAAAAAACAATTGAATAGGACCGGTATATTTGGAAGTCTGATATCCAAATTGCACCTGGTAAGCAAGTCCGCTATCCACAAGCTCCTGTTGGAATTTAGAAGAAGATTGAGAAAGTATAAATGAAAACACATCGGCAGCGTAGGTTGCTTTAGCATCATTGCGGGTATCGGGCCCGTGCCATCCCTGGATTACAAATGGCACTCTTGAATTTTCATTGATGGTAATAAATGTTTTGTTTTGTTTGATAGGCTCAAATGCGGGTATGGGCCATTTTTCAAACGGATCGAAACCTGAAGGCTTCCAATCACTATAAAGGGCTTTTACTTTTGAAAGTACCACATCGTGTTTCACATCGCCTGCAATAACCAGTATAGAATTATTCGGCCAATAATATTTCGCCTGTATGGTGCGCATCTTTTCGGGAGTGGCAGTAAGAATCACATCATGAATTCCAATCGGATTTTTACGTACATACAGGTTACCCCACATTTCCTTATTATAGTCCTGAAATAGTAGGAATGTCGGGTTAGATTCAGCACGTTGAAATTCACCATCTACTACTGGGTTTTCATTTTTCATTTCCTGCGCTAAGAACAGCGGATAGCGAATGGCACTGTTCATGAACTTTAATCCTTCATCAAGATTTTCGACTGGAAGGGTGAAAAAGTAATTTACTCTTTCTTCGGACGTAGTACCGTTAAATGAAATGCCAAGTTCCTGCACTCTTTTCAGATAGGCTTCTTGCGATGGTATGTCCTTGTTTGCTTTAAAGAACATGTGTTCATAAAGGTGGGAGAGACCATTGAAATTAGAATCTTCTGTATACGAGCCATTGTGAACGGCAATTTCAATGGTGGCAAGTGGCACACTGCTGTCTTCAATCACCAGCAATTGCAGGCCGTTTTCCAGTCGGCTCATGAAGAAATTTGAAGGCAGATGCTCCTGTCCGCTGGCCATTGAAATCCATGATGTCAGCAGGAATAAAACATAAAGTGGTCGCTTCATAGTTAGAAATGAGGTTGAGAATGAGGGACAAAACTAAGAACAAAAATTTTGCATCATAGAATATTGGTCGAAGGTTTCGATTTATTGGTCGAATAGGAAAACAATTGACTAACATTTTCAGCTTTTACCATGCTTGAGAATAGAATTGTTGGATTGTTACCTTTGGCAAAAAAATTACTTCTGAAGAAAGTACTGATCATAACTTATTATTGGCCGCCGAGTGGAGGAGCAGGGGTTCAGCGCTGGTTGAAAATGTCCAAGTATTTACCTGAATTCGGCTGGGAACCAATCATATATACTGCACTCAATCCGGAGTATCCGATTATTGATCGGTCACTGGAGAAGGATATACCTGCGGGTTTAAAGGTTATCAGACAGCCTATCTGGGAACCTTATAGTTGGTACAAAAGATTCACTGGACAAAAGCAGGAAGAGAATTTATATTCAGGGTTCTTGACTGAAGGTAAACCTAAATCCTTTACCCAAAAGTTGAGTATATGGGTTCGAGGAAATTTTTTTATTCCTGATGCACGCTGTTTTTGGATCAAACCTTCCATAAAATTTTTGGTAGCTGAACTCCGGAAAAATCCAGTGGATTATATTATTTCTACCGGAACCCCTCACAGCACGCACCTTATAGCGATGGGGGTGAAGGAAAAATTGAATATTCCGTGGCTTGCAGATTTCCGCGATCCATGGACTAATATTGACTTCTATCATCAGCTCATGCTAAGCAGATGGGCAGATGCTAAGCATCATCGACTCGAGAAAGAGGTGTTGACCAAGGCAGATAAGGTAACTACTGTGAGCTGGCATTGGGCGGAAGAACTAGGGAAAATAGGCAACAGGAAAGTTGAAGTTATCACCAATGGATTTGATGAAGAAGATTATGCCGGAGCAAAAGTGGAAGTAGACAAGAAATTTTCAATCAGTCACATCGGGCTTCTGAGTGCTGATCGTACATTGACAGGTTTTTGGAGTGTACTTCATGATTTATGTCTTGAAGTGCCATCGTTTAAAGAAGATTTAGTGATCCGCCTGGCAGGAAAAGTGGATTATGAAGTATTCAGGGAGATTGAACAATTCGGTTTGACGCCGCACCTTGAATTCAAAAATTATGTATCACATGATGAAGCGATACGGTTGCAGCAAAAGTCAGCGATATTACTTTTAGTGCTTAATAATGTCCCGAATGTATTGGGCCACATTCCGGGAAAACTTTTTGAATATCTTGCAGCGGGCCGGCCGATTTTGGGTATAGGAAATATAGATGGAGATGCAGCAAGAATAGTTAGAGAGACGGGACGGGGGGTGTTTTGTGGGTTTGATGAGATGTTGGAATTGAAGAAGAAAATTTTTCATTTAAATAAATCGGTAATGAATGCAAAAATTGATGTGAAATCTAATGTAGAAGTAAAATATTCAAGGAAAAAATTGGCTGCTAAAGTTGCCGATTTATTGATCTTATAAATTTAAGTCATTCATAATTAATTGTAAAGTCAGTTATATTTCTAATTGTACAGCAATAATTTCTATTAAATGGTAACGATACTAATAGTAACTTATGGTAATCGTTGGATATTTCTCGAAAATGTTTTAAAAGAAGTTTTAAAAAGTAATGATATAATCCAAATAGTTGTGGTAGATAATGGTTCGACTTATGATGTAAAGCAGTCTATTAGTATTTTCAATTCCAACAAAATTCATGTAATAAGCATAACAGCTAACCAAGGATCAGCTTTTGGATTTAAAACAGGGTTAGAATATATCTTGAAAAATAGCGATACTGAATTTATTTGGTTTCTTGATGATGATAATATCCCTATTGATAATTGTTTAATTGGATTATTAAGTTATTGGCACTCAATTCAAAATCCTGAAAAATGCCGGAAGCAATCACTGCTGGCTTTGAGGATTGACAGAGAGTACTTAGTGAATGTTTCGAAAGGATACCCAATTGAATTTAATTTTCCATCTAAAAATGCTTTCCTTGGATTCAACCTTCAGCATATTCTAGGATATCTTAAGTATAAGGTTTTCAGTCGAAATGCGATTGGTGAAAATATAACAATGCATAATGTAGAAATACCGTTTGCTCCATATGGAGGATTATTTATGCATAAGGATTTGGTTTCGGTTATTGGATATCCTGACATTAAATTTTTTCTTTATGCGGATGATTTTGAATATACGAATAGAATTAGGATAATCGGAGGAAGTATTATGCTGCTTCATAATTGCAAGGTGGCAGATATTGAATCTGTTTGGTATGATGCTTCGAACAGGACATTCTTGAAATCGAAGTATCTTGAGCAAAACAATTTTCGAAGCTATTATTCAATCAGAAATAACGTTTACCTATCACTTTATTTTTTATGTACTTCAAAATTACTATTTGTAATTAATATGATAATCTATCTTTTCGGCATGCTTTTGTTTTCTTTAGTTAGTTTTAAGTTGAATCGCTATTCTATGTTTATCAAAGCAGTAAAGGATGGTCTTGCTGGTAATTTTGATAACAAAATTTAGCTGCATTCGAGATTTTATTTTTGCTCTTCTATATTTAAATTCTGTTAAGGATTTGACTATACTTTGTTTTTGATAATTTTGTCAATGAAAAATATTATGAAAACATCTGAGAGACTGTTACCTGACAAAGTTGAAGGGCAAATTGAAAGGGTTATGCTTTTAAGACATTTATTTGCTTATGAGGTTGTTAAAAATCAATTAAATGAAAAAAATGACATTCTGGACTTTGGTTGTGGTGAAGGATATGGAACATCTTTGCTTTCACAAGTGGCAATAAATATTATTGGAATTGATGTTAGCAGAGAAATTATTGATTTTGCAAAAGGAAAATATGGTTCTGTAAATTGTCAATTTATGGCATATGACGGCACGCATGTAAATTACGATGACGAAAGTTTTGATGTCGTAGTTTCATTTCAGGTAATTGAACATGTGGCTGATGACAAGCATTTCGTAAGTGAAGCTTATAGGATACTGAAACCTGGTGGTCTTTTGTTTCTTACAACCCCAAATAAAACCATTAGATTGTTCCCGATGCAAAAACCTTGGAATAGATTTCATTTAAGAGAATACTATCCTTATGAATTAAAGCAATTGCTTAACATAAGATTTGAAAAGGTTGAAATATTAGGGATTTGTGCCACAAAGGAAATCATGGATATGGAATATAGACGAATTAATAAAATTCAAATTGATGTAAATAATCCTCTTAAAAAAATTATTCCGACAAGAATAAAAGTTGCAATGAGCTCTATTCTAAAACCGTTATTGTCGAAGATTAATCAAAATGAAATGGAAGTGATTGATCAAAAACATTTTAATATAGATGAATTTTATATTATTAATGATGATATATATACGAGCCTGGATCTATTTGCTAAGTGCGAGAAAAAAAATAAATAGTATAAATAATTTAATTAGTAATTTATGAAATCGTTAATACATAAAACAATAAGAAATATTTATTATAAAATAGTACCTGATTCAGTGTTATATAATGGTACGAGATTGCCGGCAAAGTATTTGAGATATTGCGGCTCTAATTTTCGTGATAATGGTCACTATTATAATTCTGCCATAAGTGAAGCAACAAGATTGATTAATAAAATGAATGCAAATTCAAGTACTAAAGTCTTAGATGTTGGATGTGGTGTAGGAAGACTAGGAATTGGATTAAAGCAAGTATTGCCTGATATTGGTAGGTATACTGGAGTGGATGTTAGTGTAAGAGCAATTGACTGGTGCAAAAAATATTTGCAAGTTAATTCAGCTAATTTTCAGTTTGTATTGTTGAACATGAAAAATGAGTTATATAATAGAAGTGGTAGGGAATTATATGATGGTATATTACTGCCTTTCGATGAGAATGAAATTGATCTTATTTATTTATATTCGGTATTTTCGCACATGAAGACGTTGGATATTAAGAATTATTTAAATGAATTTAGACGAATAATTAATAAGGATGGAAAAGTATTTTTTACAGCATTTATAGAAGAAGAAGTTGAAAATGAAACAGAAAACCCTTCAAATTATCGGATGGAATGGACAATGCCACTGCATTGTGTTCGCTTTGATCGAAAATATTTTGAAGATATCATTAATCAAAGTGGATTTAGGATAGTTTCTTTTGAGTATGGTGTGGAAACCGACGGTCAATCAGGCATCTATTTATCCTTGGCTTAATCTTTTTTGTTCAAGCCAAACTGAACTTATCTATGGATTTTTCATGTACTGTATCGAATGAACTTATGCAATTCATTTATCTTATAGTATTTATCACACAAGAATAGAAGTCAGTTTTGTTAGAATAAATATTATCCAAAAAAAATTTGCAGTTTCAAAATATCGTACTACATTTGATCAATATTGTGTATTGTTTTAGGTATAAGTATTGTTTAATTTATAATTAAACCAAAATTGAAAGAATTTTTTACAGTCTTCATCGTGAGAACACGTCCACCTTGACAGTATCAAGGAAAAGAGTTGTTTGCGGAGGTTTACTTACAGGACGTTTATTAGTTATTAACCAGTATTTATATAATTATTGGTTTTATTCTCATAAAAATGAAAATTTCTTCCTGGTAAATAATCTTATATTGATATGAAATAAGTATAAATTTTATTATGCTTTATTAATAAGCAGTCAATCGGCAAACAATAATGGTTTTTATTCAAATTAATTATTTTATCGAATATATCTAATTTAATGATGGTAAAAAATAAAAATATGAAAAAAGTAATATTATTATTCTGGCTTGTACTTTTATTGATTGTAACTAAGCCTTTACCCTTAAAAGCTCAATGTGATATTTTAAATAAAGATTACAGCAATTTAAACGGATGGACGAATGTAGGAACAGCGGTTACAATTACAAGTGGAAAGGTTATTTATAACCAAATTCCTGGGCAATCTGATCATCGAGTTTACACTTCCCTTGGTATGACGCTTGGTAACGTATGGGTGGCAGAATTTGATTTCAATCCTCAAAGCGGTAATAACATTGGTGTTGCAGCTAGTCTTTTTTGTCTAACGGCAGGGACCCAGAAACCATATAAGGACCCACCTTATACTCCTCTAACACCTTATACAAACCAAGACTTTATTGAGGTGAACCTTGTTTCACCTCATAATACACCTAATTATCTTTCTGAAACCAAAATTTATGCGACTTACAAGGACAATGCTTCTGCTCCTGTTAGCAGTAGTTCTTTAAGTATCCCAGCATGGAATCAAACATATTATGCAAGGATTCAAAGAGTTTCATCAACCCAAGGATTTCTAAGCGTTTTTTCCGATCAGGAAAGAACAGTTCACATTTTGGGTTCTCCATTATGTTTTGAACTTCCAGCAAGTGTAAATGGATTAAACACCCTACAGCATGCAAATATTGACCAAGCAGACGCTGACCGTAGATTCAGTGGATGGGTAGATAACTCCTGTATTCGTTCTGATGGAACTACAACTAATCCGTATAATGTTGAATTTAATATAAATGATACATACTGCTATGGAGAGTCTCTAGTTACTTCAACTAAAGCACCATTTGTTAACAACCAATGGAACTTTTATGAATGCGACATCAATTGCAACATAATCGGCCCTGAATTGATTTACTTCACTGGGAACAACATTTCAGTGCCATTAGTAAATACTCCTTTTATTTCAGGACATTATTATTTAGTTAAACATGGAGTTTGGTCAAATTGCTCTCCTTGGCAGGAAGCTATTAAGTGCTTTCAAGTCTTAGCTTTACCTGTTGCTAATGCGGGTCTTGATCTTCAGTTATGTCCATCTACGAATGGTACAAAAAAAATAGGAAAAAAGGGGGAAGCTATAAATATTTATACTTGGACGCCATCAAATTGGTTAAGCAGTTCAACAATGGCAACACCTACACCAACTCTCCCAACTAACATCCTTCCATGCGTCTCACAAACTTATACCCTCACGGTTAAAAATAGCATAACTGGTTGTGTTGCGAAAGACTATAATACTGTTAATTTAATTAATCAGGTACCATCGGTAACTATACTAACGACTCCATGCAACTGGTGTATTTCTCCCTTACTAACAGCTAGTATAACTGGAAATTGTAATAATTCAATATTCTGGAGTCCTGGCGGAGAGACAACTAATACGATAAATACTTCTTCAAGTGCTTTGTATACTGCAACAACTTCCAATGCATGCTTTTCAGCCACTGCTAGCACCAACGTAGTTTTTCCATCGTATACTGGATCATTACCAAACCTAGCAATTACCAATGCAGTAACTCAAAACTCGCCGTGGGTAGCATTTGAATATGGAAAAATTGCAGGATTTATTCCTTCTTACAATGCGAATACCTATAATTTAAAAATAATTAATCAATGGGGCGAATTAATTCACGAACAGAGCGGTAATGCCGCTTGTGCCGGAGGTTTTTCAAATGGTGAGATAGCAT includes these proteins:
- a CDS encoding ABC-F family ATP-binding cassette domain-containing protein; its protein translation is MNYLFAENIAKSFGDKELFRDITISINKGQRIALVAKNGFGKTSLLHIIAGIEPPDSGSVLLRKDLTVGFLEQEALLDDNKTIIETIFDSDNPVVTAVKIYEQCLLENADSKKMQDAMEQMDLLQAWDFESKAQQILTKLSVGEVNRKIGTLSGGQKKRVGLASVLLHEPEFLILDEPTNHLDLDMIEWLEEFLKKNYDTLLIVTHDRDFLDNVCNEVIELDDSKLYFYTGNYEYYVERKAERKENDAIVVDKARNLLRKELEWMRRQPKARTVKAKSRIDSFYEIKEEASRDLREKELKAEIKITRLGGKIVEFHHVHKKFDRLTILSDFTYKFRPRERLGIAGRNGIGKTTFLNLITGQEKPDSGKIVIGETVQFGYYTQKGMKIKDDQRVIEVIRDIADYITLEKGKTLSASQLLERFLFDRNKQYDYVAKLSGGEKRRLYLLTILMKNPNFLILDEPTNDLDIITQNVLEDFLEEYPGCLVVVSHDRHFMKKITDHLLVFEGDGNVIDFPGTYAEYLFWKDDKKETRNSIKNGEKPESITEVVSSKPKIKRSYKEQREFELLEKEITKLEQRKEELTSSMQVADLPFNDLQKLSREMTAVMQAIDEKSMRWLELSEIA
- a CDS encoding class I SAM-dependent methyltransferase, which translates into the protein MKNIMKTSERLLPDKVEGQIERVMLLRHLFAYEVVKNQLNEKNDILDFGCGEGYGTSLLSQVAINIIGIDVSREIIDFAKGKYGSVNCQFMAYDGTHVNYDDESFDVVVSFQVIEHVADDKHFVSEAYRILKPGGLLFLTTPNKTIRLFPMQKPWNRFHLREYYPYELKQLLNIRFEKVEILGICATKEIMDMEYRRINKIQIDVNNPLKKIIPTRIKVAMSSILKPLLSKINQNEMEVIDQKHFNIDEFYIINDDIYTSLDLFAKCEKKNK
- a CDS encoding insulinase family protein → MNKKFSIFTTATFTLFLFTVSLAVYADSGIKEINVDGLRVIIKSTPKDVISARLFVIGGTANYPLDKQGIESAALNTALNGGTTSKSKNEFKTEAEKIGTSFDYSSSLDYSQMSMTCIKPFWDKSWALFADAIMNPSFDQNEFDLIKEQMVSNAKQQEEDPDAALERLANGFAFKGRSYEKDPNGTSESLSKLTSANTKTYYNSTIGKARCFLVVVGNLPEADIIAKVKATLAKLPGGSGAKPESRFVITKGAENIVDRDIATNYLCGIMSSATLASPDGIPMMMAMAIMYDRFFVELRTKRSLSYAPAAYINTSAITSPYSQVYISTDSPKKSIQVMVDLLNEIKRDGFKPEELVNKKEGFLTRYLMGLETSDAQAQALGVWTIRGNWKMYDEFVQRVNSTTLKDLNRVMDQNTNAIIWTYLGKKADITTSDFKQTEVYKNKPY
- a CDS encoding T9SS type A sorting domain-containing protein → MKKVILLFWLVLLLIVTKPLPLKAQCDILNKDYSNLNGWTNVGTAVTITSGKVIYNQIPGQSDHRVYTSLGMTLGNVWVAEFDFNPQSGNNIGVAASLFCLTAGTQKPYKDPPYTPLTPYTNQDFIEVNLVSPHNTPNYLSETKIYATYKDNASAPVSSSSLSIPAWNQTYYARIQRVSSTQGFLSVFSDQERTVHILGSPLCFELPASVNGLNTLQHANIDQADADRRFSGWVDNSCIRSDGTTTNPYNVEFNINDTYCYGESLVTSTKAPFVNNQWNFYECDINCNIIGPELIYFTGNNISVPLVNTPFISGHYYLVKHGVWSNCSPWQEAIKCFQVLALPVANAGLDLQLCPSTNGTKKIGKKGEAINIYTWTPSNWLSSSTMATPTPTLPTNILPCVSQTYTLTVKNSITGCVAKDYNTVNLINQVPSVTILTTPCNWCISPLLTASITGNCNNSIFWSPGGETTNTINTSSSALYTATTSNACFSATASTNVVFPSYTGSLPNLAITNAVTQNSPWVAFEYGKIAGFIPSYNANTYNLKIINQWGELIHEQSGNAACAGGFSNGEIAWNGICSSTGNYPPVDVFIYILTLTNCNSSRIYSGNLTYLLRISSVESEEIALPQNELQFSFYPNPTSDKITILVNQDTTFEDYQLEVVNVAGELTYSEKIETRENLILDIVNYPNGIYFVRLRSNISGKFKSLKMIVNHDG
- a CDS encoding glycosyltransferase, coding for MVTILIVTYGNRWIFLENVLKEVLKSNDIIQIVVVDNGSTYDVKQSISIFNSNKIHVISITANQGSAFGFKTGLEYILKNSDTEFIWFLDDDNIPIDNCLIGLLSYWHSIQNPEKCRKQSLLALRIDREYLVNVSKGYPIEFNFPSKNAFLGFNLQHILGYLKYKVFSRNAIGENITMHNVEIPFAPYGGLFMHKDLVSVIGYPDIKFFLYADDFEYTNRIRIIGGSIMLLHNCKVADIESVWYDASNRTFLKSKYLEQNNFRSYYSIRNNVYLSLYFLCTSKLLFVINMIIYLFGMLLFSLVSFKLNRYSMFIKAVKDGLAGNFDNKI
- a CDS encoding insulinase family protein, which encodes MKRPLYVLFLLTSWISMASGQEHLPSNFFMSRLENGLQLLVIEDSSVPLATIEIAVHNGSYTEDSNFNGLSHLYEHMFFKANKDIPSQEAYLKRVQELGISFNGTTSEERVNYFFTLPVENLDEGLKFMNSAIRYPLFLAQEMKNENPVVDGEFQRAESNPTFLLFQDYNKEMWGNLYVRKNPIGIHDVILTATPEKMRTIQAKYYWPNNSILVIAGDVKHDVVLSKVKALYSDWKPSGFDPFEKWPIPAFEPIKQNKTFITINENSRVPFVIQGWHGPDTRNDAKATYAADVFSFILSQSSSKFQQELVDSGLAYQVQFGYQTSKYTGPIQLFFVPNPQRLKACMKKVEDQIKRWDSDNYFTDEQLETAINQLAISEVYSQEKTSSYVHTVTFWWGSANIDYYTTYIDNLKKVTRQDIQDYVRKYIKDQPKVSGILMSSQMQKMLGITSYDQLFQ
- a CDS encoding glycosyltransferase, which translates into the protein MKKVLIITYYWPPSGGAGVQRWLKMSKYLPEFGWEPIIYTALNPEYPIIDRSLEKDIPAGLKVIRQPIWEPYSWYKRFTGQKQEENLYSGFLTEGKPKSFTQKLSIWVRGNFFIPDARCFWIKPSIKFLVAELRKNPVDYIISTGTPHSTHLIAMGVKEKLNIPWLADFRDPWTNIDFYHQLMLSRWADAKHHRLEKEVLTKADKVTTVSWHWAEELGKIGNRKVEVITNGFDEEDYAGAKVEVDKKFSISHIGLLSADRTLTGFWSVLHDLCLEVPSFKEDLVIRLAGKVDYEVFREIEQFGLTPHLEFKNYVSHDEAIRLQQKSAILLLVLNNVPNVLGHIPGKLFEYLAAGRPILGIGNIDGDAARIVRETGRGVFCGFDEMLELKKKIFHLNKSVMNAKIDVKSNVEVKYSRKKLAAKVADLLIL
- a CDS encoding class I SAM-dependent methyltransferase, which codes for MKSLIHKTIRNIYYKIVPDSVLYNGTRLPAKYLRYCGSNFRDNGHYYNSAISEATRLINKMNANSSTKVLDVGCGVGRLGIGLKQVLPDIGRYTGVDVSVRAIDWCKKYLQVNSANFQFVLLNMKNELYNRSGRELYDGILLPFDENEIDLIYLYSVFSHMKTLDIKNYLNEFRRIINKDGKVFFTAFIEEEVENETENPSNYRMEWTMPLHCVRFDRKYFEDIINQSGFRIVSFEYGVETDGQSGIYLSLA